The stretch of DNA GTCGCCTTCGGGATAGCAGCATAAGCTATTCCATTTGCCCAGGCCATCTTTTGGATGTCCACAAATTGGTGAATCTCCCCGGCCCGGGAAACACCAAAGTGGGCGCTGCTCCCTCTGTTGTCCTCCGAGGTAAACCAGGCATCCATGCTGCCCATCGTCCCGCCGCTGATGTGGTCTACAATGGCAATAGGCACATGGCCATCCCGGCTGCTGTAATTCGTATACTGATTGCCTTTTTGAATGATTTTCATATTGGCCTCCTACTCCTCTAATTTATCCAAGCGCTTATTCGCCTGTATTGACGCTTCTTCTACCCGAGTCACACGCTCTGCCAGCGCGTTGGTGCGCTCCCCCTGCACTCGCACGTCTACCCGAATATCGTCAACGCCCTTTTTGATGTAATCCATATCGGATCGGATCGCAGCTCCGCTACTGGCCCGCTGCTCCGTGTCCTTTTTGGTTGCGCTGGCGCGGCCAAGCCATCCGAGTATCACTCCGCTGATAATACCTATTGCTGCCATAAGAGACGAAACTTCAACCTTCACGCACTCCCCGCCTTCTCTCTTTTGTGACAATATATAAGCCCCCGGTGATCCGAGGGCATAAAAAATACGGCTATACAGCGCGATGTTCAAATCACTTACACCAGGATTCCAAAAGCATAGACCTCTTTGTACGTATCGGTCGTGTTCGTGAAGCGTACGTACAAGGCATCGGCCGGTTCTGGCAGCTCGGCGACCCCTCCGGTTACTGGAACAAAACCGGAAACCGTGGCCCCGACTTCGACGCCTATCCCTTCCTGCGCTTCGAGATAAAGCTGGATCGTGTCGGCAGCCGTTCCCAGCTGCAGCTTAACCGTCCGGCATGTGCCGCCCGGGTGGATGGCCATAATCCCGTCGCCAAGGTTTGCGGCGTGGTCAGCCAGTTCGGACGAAAAACTCGCCGGTTCAAAATCTTCATCGTAGTAAACCAGCCGGAGATTTGGAGAAGCTTTTTCAAGGCTGACCAGCTTCGCCTCGTGAAGATCGTCATATGTGAACAGGCTGGGCTGCTCGGCAAAGGTCACCTGGTAAGCTTCGATATTCGGGACCATGATCGGCAGCAGGTCTTCCCATTCAGTCGGGACGCGGGCGGTATTGCTCGCCGGTGTTACGCTGCCGTCTTCGTTTACCAGCTTATATTCCTGGGTCACTTCTTCCCAGGCTGTGGGTATCCGGGCCGTCGTGACTTCGTCGTATGTTTCCTGCCCGTCTTCGCCCGGGACCGGATTGCTTTGGTACAGCAGCTGGCCGTCTCCATTGGTTTTCTGCCGTTCGCCGTTCGCCCTTTGCAGGGTTTTTACGGCGGTGATCGGGTAGGGCAGCTGCAGCGTATATTCGCAGGGACCGGCCGGGCGGTTAAGCCCGGATACGGCGTGGTCCTGTCTACTGAAAATTACGGTTTCCATTCACGTGAACCTCCTCATGATTTAATGAGCGGACGGCCCGGAAGACGGTAGTATCGTCTAGCTGTATTGCTTCCGCCCAGGCCGTTGTTAGACAGGGAACTGCGCTTCCTCATATCAATCATAAGAAGCAATTCCCCGTTATACTCTACCAAACGTGTTATTCCTGCCAAAAATTCCGCAGCTTTTGCCGCCCATGTAGGTATACCGTCAGAATAAAGGACACCCTGCGGGCCTGTGCCGTAAGGAAAGTCGGGGTACCAGTAACGCATCACGCCCGAAGCACCTGAAGCATCATACGCCGTCGTACCTATCAGACTTTGAGGGTCTACTTGATAGGCAAGCGGATCACCTGGCCCCAGTAGCCGGGCTATTGCGGTTGCATAGTCAATATCAGCACCTGCGGCCTTATTCGTCCCCGCTGTGGTTACGAAGCCCTGCATTCCCAGCAGAACGTCCCGCACACCCGAAATCGTGGCTGTTGCCATTTCTTGTGTCGGTACATAGTCCCCAATTACTACAGTGCCGTTATCTTCGTCATTGCCTGGGAACAGACTTTCAACCTCGCGGGTCTGTCTGCGTACATACAGCACACCCGCCAGACCAGTGTCACGACGCGGGTTTTCTGGGACCAGGGTATCGTAGCCCGATTTAGTGACGACTTCGAATTCTATTGAAACATGATCCATGTATAGCGTGGACGCCGTTACGCCGTCCGAAGCACCGGCGTAGGCTAGGAAGTGAAGGAATCCGTTAGCGTCAAGGTCCGATGTAATAGTGCTTACTTTCTGTGTTTTTGTTACGGTTGCACTAGTTTGGTCCGTTGGGTAGTTCCAAACGTTTCCGCCTGAAACATTGAACCCCACCAAACTCGCCTTATTCCCCGCTGGACCACTACCGTATCCCCACCAGGTAAAGTTGGCTTTACTGACATTAGCCTTTAACCAGGCCACCTTCTCCGCTACGGTATAGGAACCTGGGATTATCGCATATTTGTTTTCAAATTCCCGGATTAGGTCAAACGACATTAAAATAGCCGCCTGCTGCCCGTTAACCGACGTTGTAACGGCTTTAAGTGAAGCATCCAGAGTTTTAATCGCGTCGTACTCGCCTTGTGTGAATTCCGTACCGGGTGCTGCGGGTATCGCTGCCGGTCCGTTTGTAGCGCTGTAGGCTTTGTTCGGATTTACCGTCGTACTGCCTGCAACCTTACCCATGAAATCGTCGGTAACGGCCACGCTGCCGGGTATAAGCTTCTTCCCATTCGCTTCCCCGCCCAAGGTTTTCGCATACACCTGGTACAACCCGCCTTGGCCAGCAGGCATATTCAGACTGTATTCAACTATAATGTCCTCAACGTCAAGTCCACCTGGCAAAGTTCCCAGTGTGATTTCGGCTTCGTTCGTTCCAAGGTTCGCCCATGTTCCAGGTACGGTCGTCGAAGTACCAGCAATGATTGCCCTCACTGCTGGGGTTGAGGTACTGGCCGTCGTTTCAAAAAGAAGATACCCAACTGGAACATTCCAGTTTCCGCCGGAACTATTAACAGTTATTGTCTTATTCGCAGTATCAATGGCCGTAATAGTTGCTGTTGACGCAAAGACGGCTGACATATCCGCGTTACGGATTGTAACTGTATCATTTACCGACAGTTTACTTAAATCATCTAACCCAAAAGTTGGATTAATACCAGACCCGCTTATCGTCACCTTTGCCAGAGCTGTATCGGAATCAATAACGCCGCCGATGATTTCACCAGCCAAGCCCTTAACCTTAATTTTGTCGCCAGCTTCCCAAATAGCCGTATTAACGCCTGCGCCTTTCGTGACAATTACTCCGCGTTCCTGGGTCTGATTCTGCACCTTAGCGACTGCGTAGGATTTTTGTGAAGTCTGGGCGTCACTGTTGATCCGACGCTGGAAATTGAGAGCAGGCATGATATCCGCATAATTGGCAATGAAGTCCGCCGGTAGCGTGGCGAATGTTGCCCCGCGGTCGATGTTGGATACGGCGATGTCGGATAATCGCCAGGATCGTAAGTTGTTCGCCACTTGCCAGCCTACCAGCGTATTTATAGCGCTGTTTATGGTAAATTCCCGCACTTGCTTGCCGTTAAGGTACAGCCGGGTTTTCATTGTTATTAGGTCTGCGGTAAGACGTAAATGTGCCAGTTTTCCCGATAGATCAAGCGTTATAGTTGTGCTGGCAGTGTCACCGAAAAGCATGTAAAAGCTGTTCGGACCAGACGAAGCCACTTTTCCTAGCATAATTACGCCATACCATAAGTTTTGTGCTGGAAACAAGTTTGTATTGATCTGCAAAATAGTATTGCCCGTGCCGAAGCCGGTAGGGTCCTGCAGCTGCGCGACTTCAAACCACGCCTCTACGCTCGCCTGGTTTTGATTCACGCTGAAGGATCGGCTTATCCCAGGGGATAGAAGCCCTACGCCTGTGGCATGCGGCGTAAATTTAGGGCTTGCTATCCCTAAGTCGCCCCCGACTTCCGCTACCGTTGTACCGTCAAGCGAGGAATAAAATACATGGTTCGCATCAAGTGGTGTTTTCCGTACACCTACATACGTTTTTCGCATAGCTTTTTTTCGTTCTACCTGGGACGCGCCCCGCAGAATTTGGTCTGTTCCGTCAATCAGTAGCTGGTTGTAGCTGGGCGCGGTAAGATAAACTTTATGCCGCAGATCGGTGATGTCCCGCTCGTCAATAATATTGGCGTAAAGGCTGTCGGGCCGCTCGGATACAAGGCCGATAATATTCCCTGGATTCCATGAATCTGTTGAGCTGTAGCTGTTTTGTCCGGTAATCAATATCGTTATGCTGGTGCTGCTATTAATGGATAAAAGTCTGGCTCTCATGGATGTGATAGCCGTATACACCAGGTTATCGCCAACATTAACGCCAGAGGTGCTGTTGACCGTTAGCGTAATTGTATCGCCAAGCCTTACGCCCGAAGCACCTCCGCCTGTGGCTATGGTCATTGACGCATAATTCCGCGCCCCGTTAGGATTGGTCGCGCTATAGTTTCCCGAATTCCGGCGATTCACCTTGAAAAGCGGGATTGCATATACATAGCCATCGTATGTTTTCAGCAGCCCTTTACTGGTGTCGTCACCGCGTCCTGCGATATAAAGGCCGACGTCACCCAGGCATACACCGACTCCGCCCACGCCAGATTTGTTCGCGCTTCTCTGGGCTTCCGACAAGAATTGAGAACGGAAGCCAGTTGCATAAACTACGGGCTGGTCATTGCCGCCTTGCGGGGTTACTTTGGTGTTAACATACGGCGGATCAATCAGTACGTTAGTCGCCGTCATACCGGAATCAGCATATACGCTAAAGTCTGCGCCATCCACAACCCGGATACGGCTTTTCCATTCCTGGGTCGTTTGGTCCCGCCAAACTTCTAAAAATACCAGGTCGTCGCGTGTGCCTTCTGTGGGCGGCACGGGTAATGCCAGTTTTGTGGATTTGTAATTGCCATCAGCTGGTCCTTCAACGAGAATACGAACGCCGGCTATTAATGCCGAAAATGTGGATAGCAAAAATTCACTATTTGTGTAATCTTTAAAAATAGTCGGATTCTTTACGGTTTGCAGACCTGCCGTATAGTACGAATCAGTAGGCCCCATGTTTAATATACCGCTATGTGCGTTAGCCGCGCCTAACTCGTCGGCCTTGAAGGCTGTAGCATTAGCTAATCCTTCTTCGATTTTCAGCAGATTCCCAGCGCTTATAGGCGTGCCTTGCTGGACGACATTCCCCGTGGAATCAACGATATGATCCTTCCATGCCGTTTTATTATAAATCGTCATGCTCGATCGGCCTCCTTATACCTTTGAAATGGTGTATTTAAAAGTCACCAGCAGCCCGTTAAGCGCAGGCTTTTGAATCGAATCCGGCTGGTCGTCAAAGACGGCTCCGTCCTTGTCGATGACCTGGAACCGAGTGATTGCGCCACTCACGGTATCCGCCAAATAAAATTGCAGAGTGATTACGTCGCCGGATAAGGTCAGCGACTGAATGGGCATGGTCGCAACCGTGCCGCCGATGGTGTAGGTGCCATGCGAGATCATGCTCTGAAACCAAGCCTTAACTTTGCTATGTGCCGTTGATGTTAATGCCATTATTTAATCGGCTCCCCTCCTGAATAAATCGTGCCGGTCAGCTTGTAGCCTTCCTGCTGCTGTTTTTCGTAACCCGCTGTCACGCGTTCGCCGCTGAAATAGGTCACTTCCTCGTCATTCGGCTTTACCGTCGGCGGAATAGCCACGCCGCTTGTTCCGGCGTAAATCAGGCCCGCGATCTTGAAGGCACCCTGCAGCGTTCGTTCGAAGGCGCAGGCCGCCTGCTCTCCGCTTACGTATACCGGATTTGCGGGAATATTAACGACAGCCGGACCAGTGAAAGGAACACCTGCATAAAGCGTCTGACTGGCGAATGCTCGGAAAGGGAAACTAAGCTTTGAATATTTACCCGCGATTTTAATACCGCTTCGATATTCAAACACCGTCTCAATCGTATCCAATACACTTTTCAGATTTTTTACGGACTGAATTGCTGAGATCGCTTTGTTATAGACGTCCTCGTCAATGATCTCCTGAATGGATACCTTGAAATGACCAGGTGTGCCTCCATATTCGAACCACTCCACTACATTGGCACGGCTGAAGATAATGGAGAGCACATCTTCAACCGCCTTGGGCGTGCCTTTCCGGCGGTGTAGCGGGATCGCGGTTTGAACAAGCATTCTTCTTTTCTCGATGGGCAATTCCGGATCATAATAGGGCGGTCTAAATTCCCAGGCCAATTCGTCGACTTCCTCGTCCGTCCACTCAGCGGACCTACCGAAGATATCCAGCTTCTTGATTTCAGAAGTGATGGCCTGCAGCTCCGTGTCCAGCGACTTCGCTGCAGCCGCCATTGCCGGATCTCGCTGAAGATTGGGCGGCAGCAGGTCAAGCAGGCTGATGTCCGAAAGGTTAATCATCGACCAGCCCTCCATAGGTGATTGTCGTCGTGCTATCCTGTGCGACTTGCGTCGCGGTCAATGCCGTATACACCGGCGCACTAGGCACCACCCGCAGCGCACCGGCGGCCATGACGCGGGCGATCAGCTCCGAAGGATTGATATGGCGTCCCAGCTTGGATCGTTGCCAGAGCTGATAGGCGGCGACCGCCGCTGTCACTGCTGCCTGAATGGCTGGCACCTCTGAAGCCCGGCTGCGGCTAATGTAATATGTGAGCGTTGTTTCATACGTGATCGCCGTCGGCGCAGCGACCGTCACTTGATCCGTTAGAGGTCGGATTTCGCGGTCGTTCAATGTCTCGGATACGGCGTCAAGCACATCCTGCCCAGGTATCACTCCTCCGGCCAGCAGTGGAACAACCGTTACTACTCCATCGGACGGAGAAAAAGCTTTTACGTCCAGCATCGCTGCCGAGGTGGACTTCGCCCAAAACTCATATGACCCCTGCGACCCTGCTGTGGAATAGGATTCCGGCGCCGTTCGGATACGCTCACGAAAAGCGTCATCCGTCTCTGCCTCGGCTCCGCCGTCGCTGGCCGTCAGGTTGGTAACGCTTTGGACGAAAGGAAGCTGGTCCATCAACGTGTTGATTTGCCCCGACAGAAATCCATTACCAGCCGTGCCGGTCGCCGAGCATTCCGCCTTAACGGTACCGGTCGTTGCCCCTGCCGGAATCTCCATATACTCCGTGGTCACAAAATAGATTGATCCGTCGCCACCCTGAGGACCTGCCCGGGTTCCTGCCGGTATGGGCGTAGCCGATGCGAGCGGGATAGATAATACGAACTGCAGCGTAGTGATCGCCGCTGCAGGGTCAAGCCGTCCCGATCCTTGAAAAGCTCCCATATGATCGAGCAACGCGCCCGCCGCATAGCGCAATAGCCGTCCCTTGGTAACCTGATTAATGAGTGCCCGTTGCTGAATGATTATGGAAGCGAGCGACATTAAAAAAAGCCGCTCCGGATCGCCACTGGCGAGGGTTCGGCCGGTCAGTCCTGCATGTATGGTAATAATGTTCTGTTTTATGGCTTCGGCATCGTCGTCAGCAAATGCAATGTCCGGCAAATCTACAAGCTCGGTCAAGACTCGCCCACCTCCTCCACAAGTACATATTTGACCACAGGGCGCATGCGTCCCCACATCGCATCTTCGGCGCTCGCCAAAAACGAGACGTCCGTCACCAGAGCTCGCGGATCCTGTTCTACTATGGCCGTAATCACAGCGCTGGTCATGCGTGCCTCGGCAATATCGGGAGGCTCGTCCAAGGCCGAATAATCCACCCCGACAGTACGGGCCATAGGCACGCTGCCAAGCGGTGTGGATAGGATAGTACGGATATTTTGGGCGACCTCATCCGCTATCGTCTCTGGAGCAAAATTGATTGCGGAAGGCTGCGTCATATCAACGGTATGAGTGATCATTTGACGTATTCCTCCAATGTGA from Paenibacillus sophorae encodes:
- a CDS encoding GPW/gp25 family protein; the encoded protein is MITHTVDMTQPSAINFAPETIADEVAQNIRTILSTPLGSVPMARTVGVDYSALDEPPDIAEARMTSAVITAIVEQDPRALVTDVSFLASAEDAMWGRMRPVVKYVLVEEVGES
- a CDS encoding phage tail protein I produces the protein MINLSDISLLDLLPPNLQRDPAMAAAAKSLDTELQAITSEIKKLDIFGRSAEWTDEEVDELAWEFRPPYYDPELPIEKRRMLVQTAIPLHRRKGTPKAVEDVLSIIFSRANVVEWFEYGGTPGHFKVSIQEIIDEDVYNKAISAIQSVKNLKSVLDTIETVFEYRSGIKIAGKYSKLSFPFRAFASQTLYAGVPFTGPAVVNIPANPVYVSGEQAACAFERTLQGAFKIAGLIYAGTSGVAIPPTVKPNDEEVTYFSGERVTAGYEKQQQEGYKLTGTIYSGGEPIK
- a CDS encoding baseplate assembly protein, translated to MTELVDLPDIAFADDDAEAIKQNIITIHAGLTGRTLASGDPERLFLMSLASIIIQQRALINQVTKGRLLRYAAGALLDHMGAFQGSGRLDPAAAITTLQFVLSIPLASATPIPAGTRAGPQGGDGSIYFVTTEYMEIPAGATTGTVKAECSATGTAGNGFLSGQINTLMDQLPFVQSVTNLTASDGGAEAETDDAFRERIRTAPESYSTAGSQGSYEFWAKSTSAAMLDVKAFSPSDGVVTVVPLLAGGVIPGQDVLDAVSETLNDREIRPLTDQVTVAAPTAITYETTLTYYISRSRASEVPAIQAAVTAAVAAYQLWQRSKLGRHINPSELIARVMAAGALRVVPSAPVYTALTATQVAQDSTTTITYGGLVDD